The DNA window CCGATCAATCCGGGCGACAAATGCCGTTTCTGCAGCAGGTGCATTTATGCACAGGAACGGTGCTTTGACTCGGGGCCGAAGCTTGAGGAGGCTGGAAACGGACATTATATAGCCTGCCATTACTGGAAGGAGATAGCGGACGGAGCGCTGAAACCGCAGACGGCGCAGAAGACGCGGGAGGAGGCCGGATGAAGCCGCCTTCCCTGAGGCCGGTCAACCAGCTTAATTATGCCTGCGTGCCTTACCCTACGACCCTTGAAAGAGGGGAGCGTTTGCAAAAACCGTATCCCAGCGTGGCCGTGGCCGGCTGCGGCCTGTGCTGCATCTGCATGATGGTGGAATTTATGACGGGGAAGCTGCTTCCCATCAAAGGGTGTATTGAGCTGTCCGTGGAATCGGGGGCCAATGTTTTCGGCACCGATATGAAGCGCCTGGGAGAGGCGGCGGCAGAGTTGTACGGGCTGCGGTTTGAGACGGCGGGAGGAATGGATGATCTGCGCAAATGCCTGGGAGAGGGCGGCTGTGCGGTGGTGAACGTGGGGAGAAAAAACGGCATTTTCTCCGACGGAGGCCATTACCTGTTTGCGGCCGGGATGGACGGGGACGAAAACGGACGCGGCACGGATAGACCGGAGCGGATATGGTTTCTGGACCCCTCTTTTACAAAACAGAAATACGAAAGGCCGGACCGACGGGAAAAAGTTGAATTGAAGGAGCCGTACATCCTGGCGGAGCCGGATACGGTGGAAACGGAATGCGCCTCCCGCCATCCGGCATTCTACCTGTTTTACAGGTAAAAAATTGTTAAATAAAAATACGAAGAATCGGCTGCCATGGGAAATTTATGGCAGCCTTTTTTGTCGTTTCTGTATGAAACACCAGTCGAAAAAAATAAATTTTGTATTAATTTTTATACAAAAAACGGTCGATTATCTTAAATTTCCCAATTGTTAAAAACATTTACCTATGCTATACTATACGCGATAGCTTTTAACCCTGGAAGTGATAAAAAATTCACGAAAATCTGATAAAAAATTCACATCCGGGAGAGAAAATCTAACTAGAGAAAGAGGGTTTATTTGATGGGTTTGGCTACATTTATAGGCGGCATTCATCCTTATGAGGGAAAAGAACTGTCTGAGGATAAACCGATCCAGGTAATCGTTCCTGAAAAGGGCGAAGAGATGGTATATCCGCTGTCCCAGCACATTGGCGCTCCTGCAAAACCACTGGTTGCCAAAGGCGACCAGGTACTGAAAGGTCAGATTATTGCAGAGGCCGGAGGCTTTATTTCCGCCAATGTTTTAAGTTCTGTTTCCGGTACGGTAAAGGGGATCGAACCGAGACTGGTAGCGAATGGTGCAATGGTACAGTCTATCATCGTAGAGAACGATGGGGAAGAGAATGCGATTGAAGGTTTTGGTAACGAGAGGGATTACACAAAGCTTTCTAAGGAAGAAATCAGAAATATCATTAAAGAAGCCGGTATTGTCGGCTTAGGCGGAGCCGGTTTCCCAACCCATGTGAAGCTGACGCCGAAGGATGAGGCTGCCATCGATCACGTAATTGTGAACGGCGCAGAGTGCGAGCCTTACCTGACGAGCGACTACCGTGTAATGATGGAGCGTCCGGAACAGATTATCGGCGGACTGAAAGTCATCCTCCAGTTATTTGACAATGCAAAGGGAATCATCGGCATTGAGAATAACAAACCGGAAGCGATCAAGAAACTGACGGAGATGGTAAAAGATGAGCCGAGAATTGAGGTATGTCCGCTGCTTACCAAGTATCCGCAGGGCGGTGAGCGTACCCTGATTTATGCCGTTACCGGAAGAGAAATCAATTCTTCCATGCTGCCGGCAGACGCAGGCTGTGTTGTTGACAACATTGACACTGTGGCTGCTATTTATAATGCAGTCTGCAAATCTACGCCGCTGATGCGTAAGATTATCACGGTAACAGGCGATGCCGTAGCGAATCCTCAGAACTTTGAGGTAAGGCTGGGAACGAATTACAACAGACTTAAAGAAGCCGCAGGCGGATTTAAGGAAGAACCAGAGAAGATGATTTCCGGCGGGCCAATGATGGGCCAGGCCTTATTCAGCCTTGACTTCCCGGTGGCCAAGACATCTTCTGCACTGACTACATTCACAAAAGACCAGGTTGCAGCAATGGATCCGACTCCGTGTATCCGGTGCGGAAAGTGTGTGGACGTATGTCCCGAACACCTTGTGCCGCAGATGATGATGGACGCCGCGGAGCGTCACGACATGGAGAAATTCCAGAAGCTGAACGGTATGGAATGTGTGGAATGCGGCTGCTGTGCATATACATGCCCGGCCAAGAGACCGCTGACACAGGCATTCAAAGAGCTGCGTAAAGCAGTGGCGGCCAGCCGCAGAAAGTAGGAGGTGTGAAGAAATGGGAAAATTATTTAACGTATCGTCATCACCTCATGTAAGAAGTAAACATTCCACCCAGGCAATCATGTTTGACGTGGCAATTGCAATGCTTCCTGCATCCATTTACGGTGTATGGCAGTTCGGTATGCACGCACTTCTTGTACTGATTGCTACAGTTGTATCCTGCGTACTTTCCGAATATATTTTTGAGAAACTGATGAAAAAACCGATTACCGTTTATGACGGCAGCGCCGTTGTTACCGGTATGATCCTTGCGCTCAACATGCCTCCTCAGATTCCGGTCTGGATGCCATGCCTGGGCGGTGTATTCGCCATCATCATTGTAAAACAGATGTACGGCGGTCTTGGCCAGAACTGGATGAACCCGGCCCTGGCGGCAAGATGTTTCCTGCTTATTTCATTCGCAGGCAAGATGACCACATTTACCGAGCCGTTCTCCGATGCAGTAGCCAGTGCAACTCCAATGGCTATGTTAAAGGCAGGGGAGCAGGTGGATGTAACGGCTATGTTTATCGGACGTATCCCTGGAACCATCGGTGAGGTTTCCGTGATTGCACTGTTAATCGGCGCCGCTTATCTGGTATTCAGAAAGGTTATCACACTGCGTATCCCGCTTACATATATTGCAACGGTTGCAATCTTTGCCGCAATCTACAGCGGATTCGATGTAAGCTACATTCTGGCCCATGTATGCGGCGGCGGTTTGATTTTTGGCGCCTTCTTCATGGCAACTGATTATGTAACAAGCCCGATTACACCAAAGGGACAGTATGTATTCGGTATCGCCCTGGGACTTCTGACAGGCCTCTTCCGTATCTTCGGCGGCTCTGCAGAGGGTGTTTCCTATGCGATTATCTTCTGTAACATCCTGGTTCCGTTAATCGAGAAGTTCACCCTTCCGACTGCATTTGGAAAAAAGGGAGGTAAGAAATAATGGCAGCTAAATCCGGATTTATGAAAGACGCCTTTATCCTTTTTGCAATCACCCTGATTTCCGGTATTGCGCTGGGAGGCGTATATGAAGTGACAAAAGGCCCGATCGAAAAGGCCACAATTGAAGCAAACAACAAGACTTACAGAGGTGTGTTCCCGGAGGCTTCCTCCTTTGAGGAGTCAAGCGAAATCAACCTGGAAGAATGCAATACACAGCTTGCAACATCCGCTTTCGGCGGTGTCGGCGTTGAGACCGTTATGGTGGCAAAGGACGACGCGGGCAGTGACCTCGGATATGTAGTCAATTCCTATTCCAATGACAGCTACGGCGGAAAAGTAGCCATCTCCGTCGGCATTAAGGAAGACGGAAGCATTACCGCCATCGGTTTCCGCGAAATCAGCGATACGCCGGGTCTGGGCCTTAAGGCGAAGGAAGACGCGTTCAGAACCCAGTATGACGGTAAAACCGCTACGGAGCTCACCGTTGTAAAGGGCGGCAATGCCGGCGATGCTGAGATCAATGCCATCAGCGGCGCGACCATTACGTCCAAGGCAGTAACCAATGCGGTAAATGCAGCCCTGTACTGCAAACAGAATTTCATAGACTAACAGGAGGTGGGAGATATGAACAAATATACAGAACGTATTACAAACGGTATTATTAAAGAAAACCCAACCTTCGTGTTAATGTTAGGTATGTGTCCGACCCTGGCAGTTACAACATCTGCCGTAAACGGTCTGGGCATGGGACTTTCCACAACAGCCGTTCTTGTATTTTCAAACTTAATTATTGCGGCGCTGCGTAAGATTATTCCGGATCGTGTGCGTATCCCGGCATTCATCGTTATCGTGGCAACCCTTGTAACCGTAGTCCAGCTTTTGATGCAGGGATATGTACCTTCCCTTTACGCATCGCTGGGTATCTACATTCCGTTAATCGTAGTTAACTGTATCATCCTTGGCCGTGCCGAATCTTACGCTTCTAAGAATGATGCAATTTCCTCCCTTTTCGACGGACTTGGTATGGGTCTTGGATTCTCCATCGCCCTGACCTGTATCGGTATTTTCCGTGAATTCCTGGGCGGCGGAGCTTTCTTCGGCAAACAGATTATCCCGGAAGATTTCCACATTTCGATCTTTGTGCTTGCTCCGGGTGCGTTCTTTGTCCTTGCAATCCTGACCGCGCTCCAGAATAAGTTCAAAGCTCCTTCTGCAACCAACGGTTCCGTGCCTCAGTCCAATCTGGCATGCGGCGGCAACTGTGCAAGCTGTGCGGGTTCCGCATGTGCGGTGAACCATCTGGCGCTGGCTGAGAAAGCGGCAGAGGAGGCGGCTAAGGCGGCGGCAGCGAAGAAAGCTGCGGCGGAAAAGGCCCTGGCAGCTAAGAAGGCAGCCGAGGAAGCGAAAGCGGAAGCCGAAGCTGCAAAAGAACCTGAGAAAACAGAATAGGAGGAATGGATAGATGAAAGAATTACTATTAATTGCCATCGGCTCAGCCCTGGTAAATAACGTTGTATTAAGCCAGTTCCTCGGTATCTGCCCATTCCTTGGCGTATCCAAGAAGGTAGAGACATCAGCAGGTATGGGTGTGGCCGTAATCTTCGTAATTACGATTGCATCCGCAGTGGCAAGCTTAATCTATGATAACATCCTGGTGCGTTTTGGTATGGAATACCTTCAGACCATCGTGTTTATCCTGGTTATTGCGGCTTTAGTACAGTTCGTAGAGATGTTCCTTAAGAAAAATATGGTTTCGCTGTATCAGTCGCTCGGTGTATACCTTCCCCTGATTACAACAAACTGTGCCGTTCTCGGCGTGGCATTAACAAACGTACAGAAAACCTACAACTTCGTAGAGAGCGTTGTCAACGGCGTCGGTATCGCAGTTGGTTTTACCATTGCAATCGTGCTTCTGGCCGGTGTGCGTGAGAGAATTGAGTTCAATGATGTGCCATACAACTTCCAGGGATCCCCGATTACGTTAATTACCGCAGGTCTCATGTCAATCGCATTTTTCGGATTTTCCGGATTAATTTAAGGGGGGAGACGAAGGATGAATATAACTGGAATTATTATTGCGGCGGTTATCGTAGGTCTCACCGGTATTATCATCGGTGTGCTCCTCGGAGTTGCCAGCGAGAAATTTAAAGTAGAAGTAGACGAAAAAGAAATCCTTGTCAGGGAAGAACTTCCGGGCAACAACTGCGGCGGCTGCGGCTTCCCTGGTTGTGACGGCCTTGCAAAAGCCATTGCCGAAGGTACGGCCCCAATCAACGCCTGCCCGGTCGGCGGCGCTCCCTGTGCCGAGAAAATCGCAGCCATCATGGGTGTGGAAGCCGGCAGCAGCGAGAAGATGGTAGCCTTTGTAAAATGTAAAGGCACCTGTGACAAGGCAAAATCACAGTATAACTATTACGGTATCAAGGACTGTAAGATGGCGGCCGTTGTTCCGGGTTCCGGTGACAAAGCCTGCACCTACGGATGTATGGGATTCGGTTCCTGTGTAACTGCCTGTCAGTTCGACGCGATTCACGTGATCGACGGCATTGCAGTCGTAGACAAAGAGAAGTGTGTGGCCTGCGGCAAATGTGTGGACGCCTGCCCGCAGCATCTTATTGAACTTGTTCCGTATAAGGCAGAGCACCTGGTACAGTGTAATTCCCACGATAAGGGACCGGCGGTCAAGGCAAAATGTGACAACGGCTGTATCGGCTGTACACTCTGTATCAAACAGTGCGAGGATGACGCCATTCATATGGATAACAACCTTGCGGTAATCGATTATGAGAAGTGTACCAACTGCGGCAAGTGCGCGGCGAAGTGCCCTGTAAAGATTATTAAATAAGAAAGCGGACGGTGAAGACGCAGCAATGCGCTTTCATTGAAGGCTGGGAATAACGGAAAGCACGCTCTGTGGGGCGTGCTTTTTGCTATCCCCTTCCCTATGATTGACCGCGGCCAAAGAATGAATTATAATGAAAGACAACTATGATGAAAAGAACAGTGCAACACCCGGAAACGCGATGAGCGGAGGAAGACGATATGACGGATACGGTAAATGATTATAAGCTTAAGGTGGACGAGCTGCGCAGGCTGATCCGGTCACGCAGGAATTTTGAACCGGCGGTTGAGCTGGCGCTTGAGATGCATTCGATTACACATACGGTAGTCCGCCGGACGGAACTACCGCCGTCTGCCGGTGCGGAACAGTGCTATGATAAGGAGGTTGGACATGGAACATAAACCGGGAGCGGATCGCTCACAGAAAAATAAGAAACAGAAAGAAACGCTTTTAAAAACAGTGGATGCGCTGGGAAAACTCAGGGCATCCCTCAAGGAGGCCGGATTCAATCCCAAGGAGCCGGATCTGAAAACCGCCTGGGAGGTATTTAAAAAATTTAACCGTCTCCGTTTTGACTGTTCCGACGACAGCCTGCTCTTTGAGACGGGAGTGTATGATGTGACGGGAGAAGATCAGTTTTATCTTTCCATGGTAAGGCAGTTTACCATAGAGGTGGATGGAGAGTACGATTATATGGAACAGATCCACCTGGATCTTATCTACCCGGCCGACGACCGGCTCGGCAGTCAGAATGAAACCCTCTGGACCTATGATTTTGACGATGATGTCCCGGCTTTCATTGCGGCAGTGGAAGAGTCCCCGGCATTTAGAATTCCGCCGGAAGAGTATCATGCCCTGGCGGCCGATATCTATCAGGATGAGATATAGAGAGTATCATGATGGTTTCATGGTTGGAGGATGCGCCATAATTATATTTGGAAAGCGGCAGCTGAATACGGAATTGGCGGAAAATGAATAAAATAAAGGTATCCGGCCAGACTAAGGGCAAAATATTCCCGGTCTGGCCGGATATTTTGATTTTTTACCGGCGGCCGGAAATAGGTAAAGGTACCCGCCGGTTTAAGAAATGTATATTTTTTCTATATTTGCAAAAATATATAATTTCTATAAAATTTATTGAATATCATGCCATGTTCCTGTATACTATTCGGGGGAAGTTTTCCCATGTATCAGAAACACCAGCCGATGAAAAAGGAAAGGATTCGAGAAACGTGAAGAAAAACGACAAGAACAACGGAAAGAACAGCATGGCGGCAGGGCTTGCCGGGGCAGGAATCATGATTGTACTGGCGGGAGGACTGATTGCGGTTTCAGGGCCTCTTTATAAATCCATAGCGGGCAGAAACCTGCCTGTGTCGGATGTGCCGATTTATAATGAAGGAACTTACGAGGGAAGTGCGAGAGGATACGGCGGACCGATTACCGTGACAGCCAGATTTTCAGAATACGGAATAGACGATGTGAAAGTGAACGCTCCGGATGAAACGCCGGAGATTGGAAAGGCGGCGGCCGTAAAGCTTTCAAAGGACATCTGGATGAAGCAGACCCACAGTGTGGACAGCGTATCCGGCGCCACGATGACCAGCAACGCGGTCAAGACGGCCATGGCAAACTGTGTGCGGGGAGCAGTGAAAGAGGGCACCGAACTGGCTGCGATTATTGAGCAGGAGGTTGCCCAGGAGAATGCCGAAAAAGCACTGCCCGAGGTGGCTGAGCTTTTGAAGGAGATAGAGGACGGAGCCTACGTTTACCGCGACGCCGAGCCGGATGAAAACGGTTTTTATAACGAAATCAGAATTGAAATAAGTGGAAATAAAATCACACAGCTCGTATGGGATGCCGTGCAGTCGGACGGAACGGGCAAAAGACAGATGTCCGAAGCAGGCGAGTATACGATGACGGAAAACGGTCCGAAGTGGTATGAGCAGGCGGACGAGCTGGCCCGTTATGTGATAGAGCACCAGACGACGGAAGGATTGATGAACGACGGAGGAACCTCCGATGCGGTTTCCTCGGTCAGCATCCATATCGGAGGATTTATTGACTGCCTGAAAAAATGCCTTCTTCTGGCAAAGGGCGACACCTCCCATATGAGCCTTGATGCGCTGCTGGCTGCTGCGGCCGACGGAGCGTATTCCTGGAAGAGCGGGCAGGCCGACGACAACGGATTCTGCGACACAATTTCCATGACGGTAAAGGATCATAAAATCATTGCTCTCAAATGGGATGCGGTGAATGCAGAGGGAGCCGGAAAAAGACAGCTTTCCGAAGAGGGTCAGTATACGATGACGGAAAACGGTCCGAAGTGGTATGAGCAGGCGGACATCCTGGCCGGATACCTGGTAGAGAACCAGACGGAGAAAGGCCTCCTTTCGGACTCCGGCTACGCAGGCGATGCGGTTTCCTCGGTCAGCATCTATGCGGGAGGATTTCTGGAAGCGGTGAAACAGTGCCTGCTGAATGGGCCTGTTTTATAATCAGATTAAAATGAAACAATTAATATAAACAAATAAAATAATTTAAGATAAGCAAATGCCCTGCAGAGACAGAATTCACTGTCCCAGCAGGGCATTTCTACCGGCTTCTGCGTCCGGTTTTTATCCGTTATTGACGTTCTTTAAGATAATCCTTCAGGGCGCGGCTGATAAATGCCGATGCGCCGGTTCCATATTTTTTGTCGGTCACCTCGGTAAAAGCGGGGGATGACACGTAAGTGTCGGCCATAAACTGCCAGTAGTTTTCTCCCATATCAACGCCCTGATTGCATTCCTCGGTGAAAGAAATGAGTTCTCCGGTAATCGCCATGATTTCCGCGGATGAAGTGTCTTTACTCAAATCGGCGGTCAGTCTTCTGGTGATTTCTTCGGTCTTTTCAACAAGGCCGTCCACCTCTTCCGGGGCGATGGGCGGGCCATCCGACAGGAAAGCCTGTAAATTTTTTTCCATTGCCTTTGTAAAATTTTCAATGCTTCCGAACTGTTTGACGGCCATTGCGGCAATTTCATCCCCGCGTGATTTTAAATCCAGGAGCATCTCGTCAAAGCGCTCCATGCCGCCCATCTGTTTTCCGATTTTTTCCGGTTCTGTTTTTTTAAATTCTTCCAGAACGGTGAAATACCGTTCCATATCAAAATTACTGAAATCCATACACGTTTCTCCTTTGATCAGCTTATCCAGCAGTCCCAACAGGGAAGTCAGCCTGTCGCGTTTCACCTGTATCAGTTCGCGCTGTTTTATGAAGGTTTCCGTTTTATCGAACCCGGGACTCTCCATGATCGCCTTGATCTCTTTCAGGGTAAAGTCGAGTTCCTTAAAAAACAGAATCTGCTGCAGTACCTCCAGCGCACGGTCATCATACAGACGGTATCCTGCATCCGTTACCTCCGATGGTTTGAACAGGCCAATCTCGTCATAAAACTGAAGGGCTCTTACGCTGACACCGGTCAGCGATGAAACCTGTTTTACAGTCATCATCTTATCTGCCTCCTGTTATTTGCGAATTAACTATCTGTCTGCTTATATACGATTTATATAGTTACTATCTGCATATTTACGGGCGAATCCTACCGGTATGATTCTTTGAAGATAGAGAGGAAGTTATGCATGTAACCTTCCTTCTGATATTACTATACAATATCACGATACGTGAGGGTCAATACCTGTTTTATATTTTGTAAAAAATAATGCGTGTTACCGTCATCCAGCCACAAAAATAGCAGCCGGATACAGCCCGGCTGCTCATCTTGTCGACAAACTATATTTTCCTTATATCAGGAGTTTGAGAGTGTAACCCTCATTTCAAATCACGTAGGTGGAATTCAGTTCCGCCGTAGTGCTGAACTGCCGATTTCTAGGGGCTTTAGCCCTTGCGCGAGGAAATCGGCAGTTCTTCCTTCGGTGACTAGAATTTATGGCGTTATGCCATAAATTCTACAGAGTGGCGACTTTGTCGACACTCTGGGCAGCAGGATACAGCCCGGCTGCTATTTTTCTATGAAACGCCGTTACGGATAAAGAACGCCTATTCCTGATCTTTGTAAATTTTCACCGGGCGTTCACTGATGTTACAGAGGTATACGACATAAGAATTCTCTGTGATTTTTTCCAGGTCAAACGCGTCGATTTTTTCCCCGCCGTCCCGGCCGATCAGCGTGACTGTGTCACCAATTTCCGTTTCTGGAATATCTGTGATATCTAAGAACGTCTGATCCATGCAGACGGAAATGATGGGGGCGCGTCTGCCGTGAATCAGCACATAGCCGCCCTTCTTGCCCAAATCCTCCAGATAGCCGTCCCCGTACCCGAAGCTGGCAATTCCGACTACGGTGTCGCGCTTTGCCGTAAAACTTCTCCAGTAGCCCATGCTCCTGCCGGCAGGGACGTATTTCTTGTTGGTAATAAATGTCTTCCAGTCCAGCACCGTTTCAAGGCCCAGACGGTTTTCCTCGTCGAGGCAGGGATCATAGCCCAGCCAGAGAAGGCCTGTCCTCACCATATTATAATGGGCTTTTTTGAACCGTACCGTGGATGGGGTATTGGTGGCATGGATGTAACGCGGCTGGATGCCTCTAGCCCGTATCTGCCCGACCGCCTCCTCAAAATCCCGGATTTGCTGTTCGGTAAATTCAGGGTTGGCCACCTCGGCCTCGCCGAAATGGGTGAAAACGCCCTCGATTTCCAGTCCCTGAAGCGGGAGGATGCCATCGAGGAGATCCTCAAGCTGCCTTCCCTTTTCTACGCCGATGCGCCCCAGCCCGGTGTCTATCTTTATATGGACGCGGGCTTTTTTTCCACTTTTCAAGGCCAGTCCGGACAGGAGGGCGGCATCCTGAGTGCGGAAGACCGGAAGAATGAGATCCTCCTGCACCGCGTAGGGCAGATTGTTGACCGGCACTCCTCCCAGCACCATAATCTCCGCGCGGTTTCCGGCTTCCCTTAGTGTCTGTGCTTCGCGCACCTGGGCTACGGCCAGCCTTCTGATCTTACATTCGCTTATCAGCCAGTCCGCGGTGCGGATCAGGCCATGACCGCATGCGTTTGCCTTCAGAACAGGCATAATTTCCACATCCGGCCCTACGTGTTTCCTGATTTTTTCCATATTGGACCTGATTTTCGTCAGGTCGATGGTAATGAATGAATTCCCCGTTTCGTTCATAATAATTCCTCCCCCATTTTGTGATTTTTCTGCCGTTCGAAGCGCGTTTTACCGTTTCCAACCGGTCACAGCCACTGCTTCAAAATCAGAACATGCGTCCATTATCTCACTGAGTTTGACAAAATACAATAAAAAACAGAAAAATCTGAAAAATATGTTAAAAAATGGACAATTTAACAGGGACAGAAAATTCTGTGTTGCTGGAATTTTCTGTCCCTGTTTCCGCCCTTATCGCCTGGTGCGGTGTGTTTTGCATCAATTTGATGAAGCTTTGTCCAGCGCGGTGCGGATTGCATTGACCAGCGCCTGTGAGGTATACTGGCTGCCCTCGGGATAGGATAGGTTTTCCAGCGACTGCGTCTGGCAGATCTGCTCGGAAAGCTGGGCGATTGACGGAGCCATCAGCGGGTACATCGTTGCGACCGAATCGCTGAGAGGGGAGAAGCTGATGGAATTGATATGATCCGCATCGACGGCTACTTCCACATTGACGTTCTGGCTGCCAAGGACGAGAGAGGCTGTGTATACGCCCGGTATGTACTGTACACTGTCGGATGCCGTCTGGGCAGCGTCCTTTTTCGGATGGAACATGATAAGGAATAACGTTACCAAAAGGATCCCAAGACCGATAAAGATGGCAGTGTAAATAATTTCCTTCATGCGCAGCACTACTATTTTTGTTTTAGAGCTCATAAAAAAGCCCTCCGGATTTGTTTATTACAATCTATTACCGAAAACATGTTTTTATGCAAAAAGCAGGAAGGTAGATGAAACAGGACGGGAAAAAGAGATGCCGAGGGCAGGAGGCGGGCGGAAGCTCCGCCGAAACAGCGTGATAAGGTTTTGTTTTGGGGGTGGATATGGTATAATGACCATAAAGGGGCATTATACCTGCGCATGGCGAGTTCTGCGTCCACCGCAGAAAATCGGGCGCTGAGTTCCGTCGGAGACACGTATTCACGAAGTGAATATGGTATAATGACCACAGACGATTCGAAACTATAGGAGGAAAGGGCAGAAAAGCATGACAGAACAGCAGAAAAAGGGGCAGATTTACATAATTGGAGTCATTGCGGGCGGAGCCGTTGCGGAACTGTGCACCGTTGCAATTTCGGTTAATATGATACGGATTATTCTCAGCTGCATTGTCTGGTATTTCCTTTACCAGGGACACAGGTGGGCTAAATACCTGCTGACTGCGCTGAACGGTATAGCGGCCGTATTCGGGGCCTTTACGGTGACGGAATTTGTGCTGGGAGGCATGGTTTCGTTTTATGTATGGGTATTGTTTTTTATTACGACGATCTACATGGTCAGTGTGCTAATCCTTGTGATGTCAAAGGATGCGAAGGCATTTCTTGACAGGAAGAGGAGTTGAAAAAATAAGTCGCGGCAGGCGGATGGCAGACGGGATTGGATGAGTCTCCGGCTTCCTGGTTGGCCGTTTCATGGAAAAATCCGGACCGATTTTTTGATGGTATTTGCATAGCAGCCGTCAAAGTAATGCGGCAGTCCTTATGGGGGCTGCCGTATTACTTTGGCGGTTTTTAACATAATTAAAAAACTTTTTTATTTATTTTTAATAATTGAAAAAAATTTCTTGACGTGATATAGTTTAATTAAGTTGTTATGAATGAGTATTACAAATAAGGTGAATGCGAGGGATTTGTATGAATCAGATGAATCAGGCAATTGTGGATCGGATTAAGGGGGGCTTAATTGTATCCTGTCAGGCGTTGAAAGAAGAGCCTCTGCACAGCTCCTATATTATGTCACGGATGGCGTATGCGGCGATGAAGGGAGGTGCGGTAGGAATCCGGGCCAATACAGTTGAGGATATTACGGAGATTAAAAAGACGGTGGACCTTCCGATTATCGGGATTATTAAGGAGGTGTACGGGGACTGCAGTGTGTATATTACACCTACGGTAAAAGAGGTTGACGCCCTCGTGGCATGCGGTGTGTCGATTATCGCGACGGATGCGACGGACTCCGCGAAAAGACCGCGCCCGGACGGAAGGTCACTGGATGATTTTTTCGGCGAGGTGCGTGAAAAGTATCCGGAGCAGTTATTTATGGCTGACTGCTCCAGCTATGAGGAGGGAATGCATGCGGCCGAGTTGG is part of the [Clostridium] symbiosum genome and encodes:
- the rsxC gene encoding electron transport complex subunit RsxC, which codes for MGLATFIGGIHPYEGKELSEDKPIQVIVPEKGEEMVYPLSQHIGAPAKPLVAKGDQVLKGQIIAEAGGFISANVLSSVSGTVKGIEPRLVANGAMVQSIIVENDGEENAIEGFGNERDYTKLSKEEIRNIIKEAGIVGLGGAGFPTHVKLTPKDEAAIDHVIVNGAECEPYLTSDYRVMMERPEQIIGGLKVILQLFDNAKGIIGIENNKPEAIKKLTEMVKDEPRIEVCPLLTKYPQGGERTLIYAVTGREINSSMLPADAGCVVDNIDTVAAIYNAVCKSTPLMRKIITVTGDAVANPQNFEVRLGTNYNRLKEAAGGFKEEPEKMISGGPMMGQALFSLDFPVAKTSSALTTFTKDQVAAMDPTPCIRCGKCVDVCPEHLVPQMMMDAAERHDMEKFQKLNGMECVECGCCAYTCPAKRPLTQAFKELRKAVAASRRK
- a CDS encoding RnfABCDGE type electron transport complex subunit D, encoding MGKLFNVSSSPHVRSKHSTQAIMFDVAIAMLPASIYGVWQFGMHALLVLIATVVSCVLSEYIFEKLMKKPITVYDGSAVVTGMILALNMPPQIPVWMPCLGGVFAIIIVKQMYGGLGQNWMNPALAARCFLLISFAGKMTTFTEPFSDAVASATPMAMLKAGEQVDVTAMFIGRIPGTIGEVSVIALLIGAAYLVFRKVITLRIPLTYIATVAIFAAIYSGFDVSYILAHVCGGGLIFGAFFMATDYVTSPITPKGQYVFGIALGLLTGLFRIFGGSAEGVSYAIIFCNILVPLIEKFTLPTAFGKKGGKK
- a CDS encoding FMN-binding protein codes for the protein MAAKSGFMKDAFILFAITLISGIALGGVYEVTKGPIEKATIEANNKTYRGVFPEASSFEESSEINLEECNTQLATSAFGGVGVETVMVAKDDAGSDLGYVVNSYSNDSYGGKVAISVGIKEDGSITAIGFREISDTPGLGLKAKEDAFRTQYDGKTATELTVVKGGNAGDAEINAISGATITSKAVTNAVNAALYCKQNFID
- a CDS encoding electron transport complex subunit E; translated protein: MNKYTERITNGIIKENPTFVLMLGMCPTLAVTTSAVNGLGMGLSTTAVLVFSNLIIAALRKIIPDRVRIPAFIVIVATLVTVVQLLMQGYVPSLYASLGIYIPLIVVNCIILGRAESYASKNDAISSLFDGLGMGLGFSIALTCIGIFREFLGGGAFFGKQIIPEDFHISIFVLAPGAFFVLAILTALQNKFKAPSATNGSVPQSNLACGGNCASCAGSACAVNHLALAEKAAEEAAKAAAAKKAAAEKALAAKKAAEEAKAEAEAAKEPEKTE
- the rsxA gene encoding electron transport complex subunit RsxA; this encodes MKELLLIAIGSALVNNVVLSQFLGICPFLGVSKKVETSAGMGVAVIFVITIASAVASLIYDNILVRFGMEYLQTIVFILVIAALVQFVEMFLKKNMVSLYQSLGVYLPLITTNCAVLGVALTNVQKTYNFVESVVNGVGIAVGFTIAIVLLAGVRERIEFNDVPYNFQGSPITLITAGLMSIAFFGFSGLI
- a CDS encoding RnfABCDGE type electron transport complex subunit B; the encoded protein is MNITGIIIAAVIVGLTGIIIGVLLGVASEKFKVEVDEKEILVREELPGNNCGGCGFPGCDGLAKAIAEGTAPINACPVGGAPCAEKIAAIMGVEAGSSEKMVAFVKCKGTCDKAKSQYNYYGIKDCKMAAVVPGSGDKACTYGCMGFGSCVTACQFDAIHVIDGIAVVDKEKCVACGKCVDACPQHLIELVPYKAEHLVQCNSHDKGPAVKAKCDNGCIGCTLCIKQCEDDAIHMDNNLAVIDYEKCTNCGKCAAKCPVKIIK
- a CDS encoding FMN-binding protein translates to MKKNDKNNGKNSMAAGLAGAGIMIVLAGGLIAVSGPLYKSIAGRNLPVSDVPIYNEGTYEGSARGYGGPITVTARFSEYGIDDVKVNAPDETPEIGKAAAVKLSKDIWMKQTHSVDSVSGATMTSNAVKTAMANCVRGAVKEGTELAAIIEQEVAQENAEKALPEVAELLKEIEDGAYVYRDAEPDENGFYNEIRIEISGNKITQLVWDAVQSDGTGKRQMSEAGEYTMTENGPKWYEQADELARYVIEHQTTEGLMNDGGTSDAVSSVSIHIGGFIDCLKKCLLLAKGDTSHMSLDALLAAAADGAYSWKSGQADDNGFCDTISMTVKDHKIIALKWDAVNAEGAGKRQLSEEGQYTMTENGPKWYEQADILAGYLVENQTEKGLLSDSGYAGDAVSSVSIYAGGFLEAVKQCLLNGPVL